A genomic segment from Psychrobacter arcticus 273-4 encodes:
- a CDS encoding DUF3025 domain-containing protein, translated as MTATDLPAKPDFDAPSDTAFNGQSICESRLDNSFTVIDWQAPWLCHLNQLSYISKAITQLSVLRDDSTQPDKIKNTPDIIAKVLNAGLQKQIDGLQQPWPQTKPALHNQAQSLKFVSQDALPEGEAYESFIATTGNIPTRDNLHDLFNGSIWLTFPKTKALLNYYHMLEIDQQGIGASRGRVRDTITLFDENGAILVTAEPSIGEALVDFDWQRSLVEPRGKWDKPKEQDGDSQAAVYIFGHALLEKLLQPRKALCAHSIVIYVTPEFFALSLAERICYLDQKVADYMEALLSQPDLTPRKLSPLPILGVPHFWAENANLSFYDDSQVFRGGRRHKT; from the coding sequence ATGACCGCCACTGATTTACCCGCCAAACCCGATTTCGATGCTCCTTCTGATACTGCTTTTAACGGGCAGTCTATATGCGAAAGCAGGCTTGATAACAGCTTCACAGTCATTGACTGGCAAGCACCGTGGCTGTGTCATTTAAACCAGTTAAGCTATATCAGTAAAGCCATCACCCAGCTTAGTGTCTTAAGAGATGACTCTACTCAACCAGATAAAATCAAAAATACACCTGACATTATTGCTAAGGTTTTAAATGCAGGGTTACAGAAGCAGATTGATGGATTACAACAACCATGGCCGCAAACCAAACCGGCGCTGCACAACCAAGCCCAAAGCTTAAAGTTTGTCTCGCAAGATGCGTTGCCAGAAGGCGAGGCGTATGAGAGTTTTATCGCCACGACTGGTAATATTCCGACACGCGATAATCTGCATGACTTGTTTAACGGCAGTATTTGGCTCACTTTCCCCAAAACCAAAGCCTTGCTCAATTACTATCATATGCTTGAGATTGATCAGCAAGGTATTGGTGCCAGTCGCGGGCGTGTCCGCGATACCATCACGCTATTTGATGAGAATGGGGCGATTTTGGTGACAGCAGAGCCTAGTATCGGTGAAGCGTTGGTTGATTTTGATTGGCAAAGGAGTTTGGTAGAGCCACGTGGAAAGTGGGACAAGCCAAAAGAACAGGATGGCGACTCTCAGGCTGCTGTTTATATTTTTGGTCATGCCCTGCTAGAAAAGCTACTACAACCACGTAAGGCATTATGCGCTCATAGTATCGTTATCTATGTGACCCCAGAATTTTTTGCCTTATCGCTAGCTGAGCGTATCTGTTATTTAGATCAAAAGGTTGCTGATTATATGGAGGCGCTATTATCACAACCGGATTTGACACCGCGCAAACTGTCTCCGTTACCTATTTTGGGTGTGCCACACTTTTGGGCTGAAAATGCCAATCTTAGCTTTTATGACGATAGCCAAGTGTTTCGCGGTGGTCGCCGCCATAAAACATAA
- a CDS encoding metal-dependent hydrolase — protein MANFNTHLNVAFMVSGTMSLTVYKAGLINDFGFLMCVALGTIGGLLPDLDSDNSTPIKLGFNITSFIFAFGLVMHWRSELSLLALIALWLAGYGSMRYVVFSIFTNMTVHRGVIHSVPYMAILGLGLTYFSYDVLHLPLAVSWFYGLFLFGGALVHLTLDELYSVNLMGMKMKRSSGTAMKFYQHKDKWWYLLLYVILAILVYFAPPFDAFWQQLRDPAPWAQLKLGLWPEMIKNWLN, from the coding sequence ATGGCAAATTTTAACACCCACTTAAATGTTGCATTCATGGTCAGTGGTACGATGAGTCTAACGGTTTACAAAGCGGGATTGATTAATGATTTTGGGTTTTTGATGTGTGTGGCGCTTGGTACCATCGGTGGGTTGCTGCCTGATTTGGATTCTGATAACTCGACACCGATTAAGCTTGGTTTTAATATCACCTCATTTATCTTCGCTTTTGGGCTGGTGATGCATTGGCGTAGTGAGCTGAGTTTATTGGCGCTCATTGCCTTATGGCTAGCGGGCTACGGCTCTATGCGTTATGTGGTGTTTTCTATTTTTACTAATATGACGGTGCATCGCGGTGTCATCCATTCTGTACCCTATATGGCAATACTGGGGCTTGGGCTAACCTATTTCAGCTATGATGTTCTGCATCTGCCATTAGCCGTCAGTTGGTTTTATGGTTTGTTTTTATTCGGTGGTGCGCTTGTGCATCTGACATTGGACGAGCTATATAGTGTGAATTTGATGGGCATGAAAATGAAGCGCTCATCGGGCACGGCTATGAAGTTTTATCAGCATAAAGATAAATGGTGGTATCTGTTACTGTATGTCATTCTTGCGATTTTGGTTTATTTTGCGCCACCGTTTGATGCCTTTTGGCAGCAGCTGCGTGATCCAGCGCCGTGGGCTCAGCTTAAACTCGGGCTCTGGCCAGAAATGATAAAAAATTGGCTAAACTGA
- a CDS encoding YchJ family protein translates to MLFSIQTCPCQINPALNAVSTPLLYQDCCQPYHDGLYNQEVEDSDAIRADTAEHLMRTRYSAFVLVKPEYIVKTTLPAQQDLLDIKAIENWAKETDWAGLEVVAHTPKLSKRHAQVEFKAYFKTPDGLQAHHELSTFVKIKNKANSDASWYFLDPTVSMSVTQKQPCICGSGEKFKRCCGMYI, encoded by the coding sequence ATGTTATTTTCCATACAGACCTGCCCCTGCCAAATCAATCCTGCATTAAACGCTGTAAGCACACCGCTACTTTATCAGGATTGCTGTCAGCCTTATCATGATGGCCTTTATAATCAAGAAGTTGAAGATAGTGATGCTATAAGGGCAGACACTGCTGAGCATCTAATGCGCACGCGCTATAGTGCCTTTGTTTTGGTAAAACCAGAATATATCGTCAAGACCACCTTGCCCGCGCAGCAAGATTTGCTTGATATTAAGGCGATTGAGAATTGGGCAAAAGAGACAGATTGGGCAGGATTAGAAGTCGTCGCGCATACGCCAAAGCTTAGTAAACGCCACGCTCAGGTTGAGTTTAAGGCCTACTTCAAGACGCCTGATGGATTACAGGCGCATCATGAATTATCTACCTTTGTAAAAATAAAAAACAAAGCTAATAGTGATGCGAGTTGGTACTTTTTAGATCCGACTGTTTCAATGTCTGTCACACAGAAACAGCCGTGTATTTGTGGGTCAGGAGAGAAATTTAAACGCTGTTGCGGCATGTATATTTAA
- a CDS encoding class II glutamine amidotransferase, which translates to MCQLLGMNCNIPTDIGFSFAGFRRRGGMTDSHEDGFGIAFFERSDCANSDSANSDKSDNASTGLRLFHDNRPSHLSPVADLVNNYPIKAINVIAHIRKATQGQNCLANTHPFVREVWGEQWVFAHNGQMNSEFIKRCQRLQDNGNASHCQPVGSTDSEMAFCYLVNRLKSSFKTRPDDQTLFNFLTTQCRYLSANGLFNCLISNGQWQLAYAGSLLFYLTRKAPFGEAKLADDDLAINFGDVTTDKDKVTILVTVPLTENEKWQQLAVNECLIFQDGDVIYKDSPSQRKFLTIEEGVAIARAVGASV; encoded by the coding sequence ATGTGTCAACTTTTAGGTATGAACTGTAATATCCCAACCGATATTGGTTTTAGCTTTGCAGGGTTTCGTCGTCGCGGCGGCATGACCGATAGTCACGAAGATGGCTTTGGCATTGCGTTTTTTGAGCGTAGCGACTGTGCTAATAGTGACAGCGCTAATAGTGACAAGTCGGACAATGCCTCGACTGGTTTGCGACTGTTCCATGACAATCGCCCAAGCCATTTATCACCAGTTGCTGATTTGGTTAACAATTATCCTATTAAAGCTATCAATGTTATTGCTCATATTCGTAAAGCTACCCAAGGGCAAAATTGCTTGGCGAATACCCATCCTTTTGTCCGTGAAGTATGGGGTGAGCAGTGGGTATTCGCGCATAATGGGCAGATGAATAGCGAATTTATTAAACGCTGTCAGCGCTTGCAAGACAATGGTAATGCCTCACATTGCCAGCCAGTGGGTTCGACCGACTCTGAAATGGCGTTTTGCTATCTAGTGAACCGTCTTAAAAGCAGCTTTAAAACCCGTCCTGATGACCAAACGCTGTTTAACTTCTTGACCACCCAATGTCGTTATTTATCGGCTAATGGTTTGTTCAATTGCTTAATATCGAATGGTCAATGGCAATTGGCTTATGCCGGCAGCTTATTGTTTTATCTCACGCGAAAAGCGCCATTTGGTGAAGCGAAATTAGCAGATGATGATTTGGCAATTAACTTTGGTGATGTGACCACTGATAAAGATAAAGTGACTATTCTAGTGACTGTGCCATTGACTGAAAATGAAAAATGGCAGCAGCTGGCAGTCAATGAGTGCTTAATCTTTCAAGATGGGGATGTCATTTATAAAGACAGCCCAAGCCAGCGTAAGTTTTTGACGATTGAGGAAGGGGTTGCGATTGCGCGAGCCGTTGGGGCGAGTGTTTAG
- a CDS encoding homoserine kinase yields the protein MSVYTQLTDDQFSAFCQRFGVSFACAIPITQGIKNSNWFIQTTDDVDGAHSYVFTLFEERPLEDIEKMAVILNQLDGKLPVAAPLSLVDSAEKCYVIRYDNKAITLVPCLAGSHPQQTTQAMCHEIGTALAMLHETLQALQPSEQYGVPLYPWSDVRDRERQFMPADEAKLMSDIWQSYTDLPLATLPKGLCHLDMFADNTLWNLSLNNSQKGEESLTGLLDFTEVSVEHYVMDIAITINDFCTTWGDAEQGESVNFDRSKMAAFLQGYESKRSLGADEKRALPVMLAKAAVIFWLLRLNVIHYNRTEGRTGDNIMVKNPDLMKRLAAYHWSHVEKAKNTVFVLLDNLLASQKDIQIVGVFSNITQAEQARDKLSNSSEFAIKEYTVDQLS from the coding sequence ATGTCCGTCTATACCCAGTTAACCGATGACCAATTTTCTGCCTTTTGCCAACGTTTTGGCGTGTCATTCGCGTGTGCCATTCCAATTACCCAAGGTATCAAAAACTCTAACTGGTTTATTCAGACGACTGATGATGTAGATGGCGCGCACTCTTATGTGTTTACGCTATTTGAAGAGCGTCCACTGGAAGACATCGAAAAAATGGCGGTTATCCTCAATCAATTAGATGGTAAATTACCGGTAGCGGCGCCGTTATCATTGGTTGATAGCGCAGAAAAATGCTATGTCATACGTTATGATAATAAAGCCATTACATTGGTACCATGTTTGGCAGGCTCGCATCCACAGCAGACCACGCAAGCGATGTGTCATGAGATTGGCACCGCTTTAGCAATGCTCCATGAGACTTTGCAAGCATTACAGCCAAGCGAACAATACGGCGTGCCGTTATACCCATGGAGCGATGTGCGTGACCGTGAAAGGCAGTTTATGCCAGCTGATGAAGCCAAGTTGATGAGTGATATTTGGCAGTCTTACACAGATTTACCGCTTGCAACCTTGCCAAAAGGCTTATGTCATTTAGATATGTTTGCTGATAATACTTTATGGAACTTATCGTTAAATAATAGCCAAAAAGGCGAAGAGTCTCTGACAGGTCTATTGGACTTTACCGAAGTCAGCGTTGAGCATTATGTAATGGATATTGCTATTACTATTAACGACTTTTGTACCACGTGGGGCGATGCTGAGCAAGGTGAGTCAGTGAATTTTGATCGCAGTAAAATGGCAGCGTTTTTACAAGGCTATGAGTCTAAACGCTCGCTTGGCGCAGATGAAAAACGTGCCTTACCGGTTATGCTGGCAAAAGCGGCCGTTATCTTTTGGCTACTACGTCTCAACGTCATTCATTATAACCGTACCGAAGGGCGTACTGGCGATAACATCATGGTCAAAAACCCTGACTTGATGAAGCGTCTAGCCGCTTATCATTGGTCACACGTTGAAAAAGCGAAAAATACAGTATTTGTATTGCTAGATAACCTGCTAGCGTCTCAGAAAGACATTCAAATAGTGGGTGTTTTTAGCAATATTACTCAAGCTGAACAAGCGCGTGATAAGTTAAGCAATAGCAGTGAGTTCGCAATCAAAGAATACACGGTCGATCAATTGTCGTAA
- the hisF gene encoding imidazole glycerol phosphate synthase subunit HisF — protein MLAKRIIPCLDVDNGRVVKGVQFVDIKDAGDPVEVAKRYNEQGADEITFLDITATSDERDTTYHTVERMAETVFVPLTVGGGVRKIADIRNLLNAGADKVAINSAAVFTPEFVGEAAQKFGNQCIVVAIDAKRVADIEVDGIIMPRWEIFTHGGRKPTGIDAVAWARKMAELGAGELLVTSMDGDGTKKGYDLALMKQITSRVNVPVIASGGVGNLQHLAEGVLEGGVDAVLAASIFHFGEYTVQEAKAYMAAQGIQMRL, from the coding sequence ATGTTAGCAAAGCGTATCATCCCTTGTTTGGACGTTGATAATGGTCGCGTGGTTAAAGGCGTACAATTTGTCGATATTAAAGACGCGGGCGACCCTGTCGAAGTGGCGAAACGCTACAACGAACAAGGCGCCGATGAGATTACTTTTTTGGACATTACTGCGACTAGTGACGAACGTGATACCACCTATCATACCGTTGAGCGTATGGCTGAAACGGTATTTGTCCCATTAACCGTCGGCGGCGGTGTACGTAAGATTGCCGATATTCGTAATTTGCTTAATGCAGGCGCCGATAAAGTGGCCATTAACTCAGCAGCGGTATTTACCCCTGAGTTTGTCGGTGAAGCGGCGCAAAAATTCGGCAATCAATGTATCGTCGTGGCTATCGATGCTAAGCGCGTTGCTGACATTGAAGTTGATGGCATCATCATGCCACGCTGGGAAATATTTACCCACGGTGGTCGCAAGCCAACGGGCATTGATGCTGTCGCTTGGGCAAGAAAAATGGCTGAACTTGGCGCCGGTGAATTATTGGTGACCTCGATGGATGGCGATGGCACTAAAAAAGGCTATGATTTAGCGCTTATGAAGCAAATTACCAGCCGCGTGAATGTGCCCGTCATTGCTTCAGGCGGTGTCGGTAATTTACAGCATTTAGCCGAAGGGGTATTAGAGGGCGGTGTCGATGCCGTCCTTGCTGCCAGTATTTTTCACTTTGGCGAGTATACCGTTCAGGAAGCCAAAGCGTATATGGCAGCACAAGGCATACAAATGCGTTTGTAA
- the ribE gene encoding 6,7-dimethyl-8-ribityllumazine synthase — protein sequence MSNLQQQRNDVTHIDGNLHQNEDVRIGIVVGRFNGFVVESLVDGAIDALLRHGVLGSNITVIRVPGAFELPLVAQRAAESDRFDAIVALGAIIRGSTPHFDFVASESAKGLSSVAIDYNIPVANGVLTTDSIEQAIERAGTKAGNKGSEAAMVVLEMLAVLSQLDIDDGSDDA from the coding sequence ATGTCAAACCTACAACAGCAGCGCAATGACGTCACTCATATTGATGGTAATTTACATCAAAACGAAGACGTGCGTATCGGCATCGTCGTCGGTCGTTTTAACGGTTTTGTCGTTGAGTCATTGGTTGATGGCGCGATTGATGCATTGCTTCGTCATGGCGTATTGGGTAGTAACATCACTGTGATTCGTGTGCCGGGTGCATTTGAGTTGCCATTGGTTGCCCAGCGCGCTGCTGAATCTGACCGCTTTGATGCGATCGTTGCTTTGGGTGCGATTATCCGTGGTAGCACGCCGCATTTTGACTTTGTCGCCAGCGAATCAGCGAAAGGCTTAAGCAGTGTTGCCATTGATTATAATATTCCGGTAGCAAATGGCGTTTTGACCACTGACAGCATCGAGCAAGCGATTGAGCGTGCTGGTACTAAAGCCGGCAATAAAGGCTCAGAAGCGGCTATGGTTGTATTAGAAATGCTTGCGGTACTATCACAGCTAGACATTGATGATGGCAGCGACGACGCTTAA
- the nusB gene encoding transcription antitermination factor NusB yields the protein MTDQLKRAISAAQTAQINDQQAEATRIASSSAGDQTFDMSESSYKTSHTAIRKARRFAMQGLYEWLVTDRRFDIDGKLGWKANAPHDIAARTRATNAMHTVHIGYYHEMMRDIPEQIDALNTLITQQLDREINKLDTVEHAILLIGAYELQNRLEIPYKVVLDEAMKLNNHFGATDAHKLINAVLDRMAVELRAPEIEADSKANLRTSQKAAAKPALKTDNSTNNNADIDTTTVAEKPTASNKPRISANNTSVKRNSASKALANISDYKASKQNDAQNMVEESIIKPASIEPVIADKANAFAASAENIVNHQPVEENVPASNDVNDNTTSLAEVELLDSNSVDVDIKGVDIKNIDVKEDASESVELNDADAKNQD from the coding sequence ATGACTGACCAACTCAAGCGCGCTATTAGCGCTGCACAAACCGCACAAATCAATGACCAACAAGCTGAAGCCACGCGCATCGCGAGCAGCAGTGCGGGTGATCAAACCTTTGATATGAGTGAGTCTTCTTATAAGACCAGTCACACAGCTATCCGCAAGGCGCGTCGCTTTGCCATGCAAGGTCTATACGAATGGCTGGTCACTGACCGCCGTTTTGATATCGATGGTAAACTTGGTTGGAAGGCCAATGCGCCGCATGATATCGCTGCCCGTACACGCGCGACCAATGCCATGCATACCGTACATATCGGCTACTATCATGAAATGATGCGCGATATTCCAGAACAGATTGACGCTCTAAACACACTGATTACTCAGCAGCTCGACCGTGAAATCAATAAACTTGATACCGTCGAGCACGCCATTCTTTTAATTGGTGCTTACGAGCTACAAAACCGCTTAGAGATTCCGTATAAAGTCGTGCTTGATGAAGCCATGAAGCTGAACAATCATTTTGGCGCGACCGATGCGCACAAACTGATTAATGCCGTATTGGATAGAATGGCAGTTGAGCTACGCGCTCCCGAAATAGAAGCGGACAGTAAAGCCAATCTACGCACCTCACAAAAAGCGGCAGCTAAGCCTGCGCTCAAAACTGATAACAGTACAAATAACAATGCCGACATTGATACGACTACCGTTGCAGAAAAACCAACGGCATCAAATAAGCCTCGTATCAGTGCCAATAACACCAGCGTTAAACGTAATAGCGCCAGTAAAGCCCTGGCAAATATCAGTGATTACAAGGCTAGTAAGCAGAACGATGCTCAAAACATGGTTGAGGAAAGCATTATTAAACCTGCTAGCATCGAACCGGTTATCGCTGATAAAGCGAATGCGTTTGCCGCTAGTGCCGAAAACATCGTTAATCATCAGCCGGTAGAAGAAAACGTCCCTGCTAGCAATGACGTTAATGACAATACTACATCTTTAGCAGAGGTCGAATTGCTTGACTCGAATAGCGTTGATGTGGATATAAAAGGCGTTGATATAAAAAATATTGATGTAAAAGAAGATGCTTCAGAAAGCGTTGAATTAAACGATGCTGATGCAAAAAATCAAGACTAG
- the thiL gene encoding thiamine-phosphate kinase — translation MNEFELIERIFLQMQAAQSTHNDVEKGIGDDAAVIALPQGARLVSCIDTLVQGRHFSADWEQVNKLAFAIGYKAVAVNISDIAAMGAMPHSILLALALPQRLANEQWLTEFAKGLFHACQLFGVTLIGGDTTRNETLILSVSAQGLLAAATPAVYRSGAQVGDKVYVSGTLGDAAYALRYPDNAVGIELAHRLHMPTPRIQLGTALAKLGASSMIDISDGLYQDLGHICEQSHIAMRLNLDSLPTSSPLASVDLSERLLCQLAGGDDYELAFTLPAHIEPPIGNTPVTYIGDVIALASDTHSNTDNVAHRRPELYYQGQPVTPTHPAPFATWPNLTGYQHFAG, via the coding sequence ATGAATGAATTTGAGCTGATTGAGCGTATATTTTTACAAATGCAAGCAGCACAGTCGACGCATAACGATGTCGAAAAAGGCATCGGTGATGATGCGGCCGTGATAGCATTGCCACAAGGTGCACGCTTGGTCAGCTGCATTGATACGCTGGTTCAAGGTCGTCACTTTAGTGCCGATTGGGAACAAGTAAACAAGCTTGCCTTTGCGATTGGCTATAAAGCCGTGGCAGTTAATATCTCTGATATTGCTGCCATGGGCGCCATGCCGCATAGTATTTTACTGGCATTAGCATTACCTCAGCGCCTTGCCAATGAGCAGTGGCTGACCGAATTTGCCAAAGGTTTATTTCATGCCTGTCAGTTATTTGGCGTGACCCTTATTGGCGGTGATACCACTCGTAACGAGACTTTGATACTCAGTGTCAGCGCGCAAGGGTTACTTGCCGCCGCTACGCCAGCCGTCTATCGTTCAGGGGCGCAAGTCGGAGATAAAGTCTATGTCTCAGGTACACTGGGTGATGCCGCTTATGCCTTACGATATCCCGATAATGCTGTCGGTATTGAGCTTGCGCATCGGCTACATATGCCAACGCCACGTATTCAGTTAGGTACAGCGCTAGCCAAACTTGGTGCAAGCTCAATGATAGACATCTCTGACGGTCTGTATCAAGATCTTGGACATATCTGCGAGCAAAGCCACATAGCGATGCGATTGAATTTGGACAGCCTACCGACTAGCAGCCCCTTAGCTAGCGTTGATTTATCTGAGCGACTATTGTGTCAATTGGCTGGTGGCGATGATTATGAGTTGGCTTTTACCTTGCCTGCTCATATTGAGCCGCCTATTGGCAATACACCCGTGACTTATATCGGGGATGTGATTGCATTGGCAAGTGACACCCATAGCAATACAGATAATGTGGCGCATAGACGTCCTGAGCTTTATTATCAAGGTCAGCCAGTTACACCAACCCATCCCGCACCCTTTGCTACTTGGCCCAATCTTACGGGTTACCAACATTTTGCAGGTTAA
- a CDS encoding phosphatidylglycerophosphatase A family protein, with protein MTDHDLIKPDIRKANDCPPLPVNATMLDRAVYWLGLGLGSGLPRRAPGTWGTVGGLIVAIPLLNLGFVPFLIITLLSCIIGIWICGRTSDLMGGHDDPHIVWDEWAGMWITLLPLSYMGIADGNFWQNITQTSSIIALIIAFILFRFFDIIKPPPIGWADKKVAGGLGIMLDDIIAGIMAAAVWVIIYNIIL; from the coding sequence ATGACCGATCACGACCTTATTAAGCCCGACATCCGTAAAGCCAATGATTGCCCTCCTCTGCCAGTCAATGCCACTATGCTTGACCGCGCAGTTTATTGGTTGGGTCTCGGCTTGGGCAGTGGTTTACCGCGCCGTGCACCCGGTACTTGGGGTACGGTTGGTGGCTTAATTGTCGCGATACCGCTACTCAACTTGGGTTTTGTGCCTTTTCTGATTATTACACTTTTATCTTGCATTATTGGCATTTGGATATGTGGTCGCACCTCAGATTTGATGGGTGGTCATGATGATCCACATATCGTTTGGGATGAATGGGCGGGCATGTGGATTACCCTACTGCCGCTGTCTTATATGGGTATTGCTGACGGTAATTTTTGGCAAAATATCACGCAAACGTCGTCTATTATTGCTCTGATTATCGCTTTTATACTCTTTCGCTTTTTTGATATTATTAAGCCGCCACCGATTGGCTGGGCGGACAAAAAAGTCGCGGGCGGTTTGGGTATTATGCTGGACGACATTATTGCTGGCATTATGGCGGCGGCAGTTTGGGTCATTATCTATAATATAATCCTCTAA
- the glmU gene encoding bifunctional UDP-N-acetylglucosamine diphosphorylase/glucosamine-1-phosphate N-acetyltransferase GlmU: protein MISPLSVIILAAGKGTRMQSAKPKVLQTLAGKSLLGHVLDTCHQLTVDDTIIVHGFGGEQVQAHIAEQYAHLPITWVAQTEQLGTGHAVKVTLSDLPKEGQSLILYGDVPLVSCQTLATLQAANIYGVSMLTLTVDNPFGLGRIKRDKAGNIEAIIEQKDASSDEQQIQEINSGIYCVDNALLHKFLPKLSNDNAQQEYYLTDIVKMAVADGITIAAIEPEHTFEIEGVNNRQQLASLERTWQGKLVADLQEAGVQFADPTRVDIRGTLSVGQDVFVDVGVVFEGDCTLGDNVYIEAGCVIKNSQIGNACHIKPYCVIDEATVGAGVDIGPFAHLRPETVLSDNSKVGNFVEIKKSTIGHGSKVNHLSYIGDATVGTGVNVGAGVITCNYDGVNKSQTIIEDHAFIGSNSSLVAPVTIGDTATIAAGSVITKDVDASALAFGRARQTQKDNFQRPTKK from the coding sequence ATGATATCTCCTCTTTCGGTAATTATCCTCGCTGCTGGTAAAGGCACGCGTATGCAGTCAGCTAAGCCAAAAGTCCTGCAGACATTGGCTGGCAAGTCATTGCTAGGTCACGTATTAGACACCTGTCATCAACTGACGGTGGATGACACCATTATTGTGCATGGTTTTGGCGGCGAGCAAGTGCAAGCGCACATTGCTGAGCAATACGCGCACTTGCCTATTACTTGGGTCGCCCAGACTGAGCAGTTAGGCACCGGACATGCGGTAAAAGTAACCTTGTCTGATTTGCCAAAAGAGGGTCAAAGCCTTATTCTCTATGGTGATGTGCCATTGGTGAGTTGCCAAACCTTAGCGACACTACAGGCCGCCAATATTTATGGCGTGTCTATGCTGACGCTAACAGTAGACAATCCATTTGGTCTCGGTCGTATTAAGCGTGATAAAGCAGGCAATATTGAAGCCATTATTGAGCAAAAAGACGCCAGTAGCGATGAGCAGCAGATACAAGAGATTAATAGCGGTATTTACTGCGTCGATAATGCCTTGCTACATAAATTTTTGCCCAAGCTATCGAATGATAATGCGCAACAAGAATATTATTTGACTGATATTGTCAAAATGGCGGTCGCTGATGGCATCACTATTGCGGCGATTGAGCCTGAGCATACTTTTGAGATTGAAGGCGTGAATAACCGTCAGCAGCTTGCTAGCTTAGAGCGTACATGGCAAGGTAAGCTGGTCGCTGACTTACAAGAAGCTGGCGTACAATTTGCTGACCCTACTCGTGTTGATATCCGCGGTACTTTGAGCGTAGGTCAGGACGTGTTTGTCGATGTCGGTGTGGTATTTGAAGGCGATTGCACGTTGGGTGACAACGTTTATATCGAAGCCGGCTGTGTTATCAAAAATTCCCAGATAGGCAACGCTTGCCATATCAAACCTTATTGTGTGATTGATGAGGCGACAGTCGGTGCCGGTGTAGATATTGGTCCTTTTGCGCATTTACGTCCTGAGACCGTATTGTCTGACAACAGCAAAGTTGGCAATTTTGTCGAAATAAAAAAATCAACCATCGGTCATGGCAGCAAGGTTAATCATCTAAGCTATATTGGTGATGCCACTGTTGGTACTGGTGTCAACGTTGGCGCTGGCGTGATTACTTGCAATTATGATGGTGTGAATAAATCACAAACCATTATTGAAGACCATGCTTTTATTGGCTCTAACTCAAGTTTAGTGGCGCCAGTAACCATTGGCGATACTGCTACTATTGCTGCGGGTTCTGTGATTACCAAAGACGTTGACGCTAGTGCATTAGCCTTTGGTCGTGCCCGCCAAACACAAAAAGATAACTTTCAGCGCCCCACTAAAAAATAA